Part of the Candidatus Methylomirabilis sp. genome is shown below.
CTTATTGGGGCAGGCCTCATCGGAACCATCCCGGTTCTGGGAGCCCTGCTGTGGCCCTATCTGACGTTCTATCTCCTGGTGGTAGGTGCCCGCCTTTTTGGAGAGATCTGCTCGGTTGCTGGATGAGGGGCGCCCCCCTCCGCTGATGGCAGTCACAACTCTCGGCGTCTTAACGACAGCAGCAGAAGGCTCGGCCTTGAAGACAACATGAGTATCTATTGTGACTATAACGCCACTACCCCGATGCGTCCGGAAGTATTGGACGCGATGAGGCCATACTTCGATTCGCGCTTTGGCAATGCCAGTTCGAGCCATAGCCGGGGCAGAGAGGCCAAACTGGCCCTGGAAGAGGCGCGTGAAGCGATTGCGTCAGCGCTTGGGGCGCGGGAGAAAAAGAGCGTGATCTTTGTGTCTGGGGGAACGGAGGCGAACAACCTGGCCGTCAAGGGCGCGGCCTGGGCCGCCCGGGAACGGGGCCGCCACATCGTGACCTCGGCGGTGGAGCACCGGGCCGTCATCAGCGCCTGCCGGGCCCTGGGGGCGGAGGGGTTCGAGGTCACCTGTCTGGCGGTCGACGCAGAGGGGCTGATCGATCCGGAGACGGTCAAGCGAACCGTTCGGACCGACACCACGGTCATCTCCTTGATGCATGCCAACAACGAGACCGGAGTCATCTTTCCGATTGCTGAAATCGGGCAGCTTGCGCGGGAACGCGGTATCGTCTTTCACTCAGACGCCGTCCAGACGTTTGGCCGTCTTCCGGTCGATGTCGAAGCCCAAGGAGTCGAGCTGCTTACCATTTCAGGACACAAGATCTACGGGCCGAAAGGGATCGGGGTCCTGTATGTCCGTCCGGGAACAAAGCTCGTCCCTCAAATACATGGGGGGGAGCAGGAGCATGGCGTCCGGGCCGGGACAGAGAATGTGGCGGCGGCCGTCGGCATGGCCTGTGCGGCAAGGCTCGCACTCGAATCGATGCAGATCGAGCGCCACCGTCTGAAGATGCTCAGGGATCGCCTTGAGGCGGGTATTCTCGGCCGGATCACGGGGACGCGGCGGAATGGCGACCGGGATCAGCGACTGTCTAACACCTCGAACATCTCATTTCAAGGGGTTCGGGCAGATTCATTGCTGGTTGCGCTGGATCTCGAGGGGGTTGAAGTCTCCGCGGGCGCCGCCTGCGCCTCCGGCGCGCTTGAGTCGTCGCACGTCCTGCGGGCAATGGGCCGAAGGTCTGAGATTGATGGCGGCGGGATTCGGTTTTCGCTGGGCGCCGGGACGACGGAAGCAGAGATCGACCGCATCCTGGAGCTCTTGCCGCCACTGGTTGAGCGGGTCCGTGCTGCGAAAGTAGAGGGTATAGGGGGTAGGGTGTAGGGTAGAGCCTGCCCTACAAATCTCCGTTCCCCCTTCGACAAGCTCATGGCGAATGGTATGCTATTGAAAACATTGATCTTTTTCGTTTGTGCTGAGCCCGTCGAAGCGCGAGTAAGGGTGTACAGAATAGGCCTGGTGAAGGCATAAAAGACAAGAGCAAAATCCGTGAATCGTAAGCCGAGAGTCGTTGTGGCGATGAGCGGCGGGGTCGACAGCGCTGTCGCCGCCGCCCTGCTCCAAGAGCAAGGGTATGAGGTTATCGGGATCAGCCTGAAGCTGTTGTCTGAGGGGACAGGGAACGGCTCGGAGCGGGCCGATCGCTGTTGCTCTGTCAAGGATGCCGAGGATGCGAGGCTCGTAGCCGCGCAACTCGGGATCCCCTATTACGTACTGAATTATGAGTCGCAGTTCCATCGCGAGATCATCCAGGCGTTTACGGCAGGCTATATAGGGGGCCTGACGCCCAATCCCTGCGTGCGCTGTAATGAGCTGGTGAAGTTTGGATTTCTGCTCCGGCAGGCGGTGGGACTAGGGGCCGAGCACCTGGCGACGGGACATTATGCGCGAGTCGAGCAGGACCGTAAGAGCGTTCGCTTCGTGCTGCGTCGTGGGAGCGATTATGAGAGGGACCAAAGCTATTTCCTGTACAGCCTGACCCAGGAGCAGCTCGCTAGAATCTGCTTTCCCGTCGGTCATATGACTAAGGACCAGGTTCGAGAACGGGCTGCAGCCTACGGTCTACGGATCGCCGCCAAGGCCGACAGTCAGGATCTCTGCTTTGTTGGCCACGATTACCGGACCTTCCTCCAGGGGCGGTGTGGAGACCGTCTGAAGCCGGGCCCGATTACAGATCGTGCCGGTCGGATCCTCGGGCAACACAAGGGCGTGGCGCTCTATACCGTAGGTCAGCGTAGCGGTCTGGGGTTGGCTGGCGGCCCTTTTTACGTAATCCGGCTTGACTCGAGAACCAACGCGGTCATCGTGGGCAAGCGGGATGAATTGCTGCAACATGAATTCGTGGCCGACCAGCTTAACCTTATAGCGTGGGACCGCTTGAATGGGGAGCGGCCTGTCCTGACGAAGGTTCGCTCCCGCCAAGCTGCGATGCCGGCGACAGTGTTCCCTCTCGGCGATGGTCGGATACGGGTCCGATGGCAAGAGGCCCAGCCCGCCCCCGCCCCGGGCCAGGCGGCCGTATTCTATGATGCGGCGGAGCCCGACCTGCTCGTGGGCGGCGCCACCGTTGCGGCAGACCAACGGCCTCAATAAGCGAGCGGCGAATGCGGAAACAGATCGCGATTGGGCAATTACGAATCGGGATGTATGTTACCAGGCTCGATAGGCCGTGGACAAAAACCCCTTTTTGGCGCCACAAGATGCGAATCGAGAGTTCCGAGCACATCGAGGCATTGCGCGCCTGTGGCGTACAATTTGTAGAGATCGATACGGAGAAGGGGCTGGACCTTGCTCCTCAGAGCAGCGTTCGCACAACCACTCCTTCTGCGACTCCTACGACAGAGCACTCATTCTTACATCCGCCCCAGCCCCGGGGAGTCTCATTCGAAGAAGAGATGAGCAGTGCTAAAGAGGT
Proteins encoded:
- the mnmA gene encoding tRNA 2-thiouridine(34) synthase MnmA codes for the protein MNRKPRVVVAMSGGVDSAVAAALLQEQGYEVIGISLKLLSEGTGNGSERADRCCSVKDAEDARLVAAQLGIPYYVLNYESQFHREIIQAFTAGYIGGLTPNPCVRCNELVKFGFLLRQAVGLGAEHLATGHYARVEQDRKSVRFVLRRGSDYERDQSYFLYSLTQEQLARICFPVGHMTKDQVRERAAAYGLRIAAKADSQDLCFVGHDYRTFLQGRCGDRLKPGPITDRAGRILGQHKGVALYTVGQRSGLGLAGGPFYVIRLDSRTNAVIVGKRDELLQHEFVADQLNLIAWDRLNGERPVLTKVRSRQAAMPATVFPLGDGRIRVRWQEAQPAPAPGQAAVFYDAAEPDLLVGGATVAADQRPQ
- a CDS encoding cysteine desulfurase family protein, translated to MSIYCDYNATTPMRPEVLDAMRPYFDSRFGNASSSHSRGREAKLALEEAREAIASALGAREKKSVIFVSGGTEANNLAVKGAAWAARERGRHIVTSAVEHRAVISACRALGAEGFEVTCLAVDAEGLIDPETVKRTVRTDTTVISLMHANNETGVIFPIAEIGQLARERGIVFHSDAVQTFGRLPVDVEAQGVELLTISGHKIYGPKGIGVLYVRPGTKLVPQIHGGEQEHGVRAGTENVAAAVGMACAARLALESMQIERHRLKMLRDRLEAGILGRITGTRRNGDRDQRLSNTSNISFQGVRADSLLVALDLEGVEVSAGAACASGALESSHVLRAMGRRSEIDGGGIRFSLGAGTTEAEIDRILELLPPLVERVRAAKVEGIGGRV